A window of Nocardia arthritidis genomic DNA:
ACGGTCCGGCACCTACTGGGAAATCAATGGCACAGGCCGAGTCGTCGTGGAAACATTGCTCGCCGGTGGCGAGTTGGACGCGGCAGCCGTGGCCGTGGCAGCGGAGTACGACATCGAACTCGAACAGGCGCAAAGAGATCTGACAGAGTTCGTGGACGAGATCGTATCGAAAGGGTTGCTGATCCCATGACCTATCAAGGTGTTCTGGAGTTGCCGACCGCACGGGTACGGTTGGTGCACGGAGTGGTCGCACGGTTCATAATCGTGGTCGCGACCGTGCTCACTTACCTGCCGCCGTATCGAATTCGCCAGATACTCATGGTGGTTCGGCGTGGTGCGCACCCTGCCTCGCACGAGTCGGCGGTCGCGGCGCGCAACGCCGTCGTCGCGGTCAGCATGCGTTGTGCTGGACGGGACGGCTGTCTCGTCCGATCGCTGTCCACCGTATTGCTGTGCCGGTTCTTCGGTCAGTGGCCGACTTGGTGCATCGGCGTGC
This region includes:
- a CDS encoding lasso peptide biosynthesis B2 protein; this translates as MTYQGVLELPTARVRLVHGVVARFIIVVATVLTYLPPYRIRQILMVVRRGAHPASHESAVAARNAVVAVSMRCAGRDGCLVRSLSTVLLCRFFGQWPTWCIGVQNLPPFGAHAWVEAEGKLVNELVPYDYLSRLIVVPPIEQ
- a CDS encoding lasso peptide biosynthesis PqqD family chaperone; its protein translation is MTRRFAGHVDVAKTRDGYVLLDGRSGTYWEINGTGRVVVETLLAGGELDAAAVAVAAEYDIELEQAQRDLTEFVDEIVSKGLLIP